A portion of the uncultured Draconibacterium sp. genome contains these proteins:
- a CDS encoding DASS family sodium-coupled anion symporter, whose translation MPKLIQSKPTGVRQWALILAPLISLLVILFADLDPQNRNVTYCFAIALLMAIWWITEAIPLAVTALLPVALFPLFGVVDGKTISAMYFNHLIFLFIGGFLMAFAMERWNLHRRIALRILLVVGISPGRILLGFMLATSFLSMWMSNTATAMMMVPIALSIILKLEESIGQKKMGKYAIGLLLGIAYSASIGGVATLVGTPPNLSFARIVSIIFPEMTEISFADWFIFALPVTVLLFILAWLLLYIMYKPQKSWKKIHIDQFREEYNALGKAKPEEKIVLILFVILAFLWIFRSGFTIQSFDVPGWSRLFKNPSYINDGTVAIFIAVILFILPSKSEKGERIMNWETARKIPWNIVLLFGGGFALAQGFVDSGLSVWFGEQMAGLANVKPIVLTFANVTMMSFLTELTSNTATTEMILPILSGLSTTIEVNPLLLMIPATLAASLAFMLPVATPPNAIIFGTNRIRVKDMVKTGILLNLAGIIVATLVMYFWGVLVFDIDVSVFPDWAAATVG comes from the coding sequence ATGCCTAAATTAATACAATCGAAACCGACCGGAGTGCGGCAGTGGGCTTTAATTCTTGCGCCGCTAATTAGTCTTTTGGTTATTCTTTTCGCCGATCTCGACCCGCAAAACAGAAATGTAACCTATTGCTTTGCTATAGCTTTATTGATGGCCATTTGGTGGATAACAGAAGCCATTCCGCTAGCAGTAACAGCATTGTTACCGGTTGCCCTGTTTCCGTTGTTTGGAGTGGTTGATGGCAAAACGATTTCGGCCATGTATTTTAACCACCTGATTTTTCTTTTTATTGGTGGGTTTTTAATGGCTTTTGCAATGGAACGCTGGAACTTGCACCGGAGAATAGCATTGCGGATTTTACTGGTTGTTGGCATCAGCCCCGGGCGGATTTTGCTAGGATTTATGTTGGCTACTTCTTTTCTGTCGATGTGGATGTCGAATACCGCAACTGCCATGATGATGGTTCCAATTGCCCTTTCAATAATTCTGAAACTGGAGGAAAGTATTGGACAAAAGAAAATGGGAAAATACGCGATCGGCCTGTTGCTGGGTATTGCTTATTCGGCATCTATTGGCGGTGTTGCAACTTTGGTAGGTACTCCACCCAATTTGTCGTTTGCACGAATTGTAAGCATAATTTTTCCTGAAATGACCGAAATCTCTTTTGCCGACTGGTTTATTTTTGCACTTCCGGTTACCGTGCTGTTGTTTATATTGGCGTGGCTTTTATTGTATATCATGTATAAACCCCAAAAAAGCTGGAAAAAGATTCATATCGATCAGTTTCGCGAAGAATACAATGCTTTGGGAAAGGCAAAACCGGAGGAGAAGATAGTACTGATTTTATTCGTAATTCTGGCATTTTTATGGATATTCCGTTCTGGTTTTACCATTCAGTCTTTTGATGTACCGGGGTGGTCGAGATTATTTAAAAATCCGTCGTACATAAACGATGGTACAGTGGCTATTTTTATTGCTGTCATCCTTTTTATACTGCCTTCGAAATCAGAAAAGGGGGAGCGAATAATGAATTGGGAAACAGCGCGAAAAATACCCTGGAACATTGTGCTTTTGTTTGGTGGCGGTTTTGCTCTGGCACAGGGGTTTGTTGATTCGGGATTGTCGGTATGGTTTGGCGAACAAATGGCCGGACTTGCCAATGTAAAACCAATTGTACTCACTTTTGCTAATGTAACCATGATGTCGTTTTTAACCGAACTAACATCAAACACCGCAACTACCGAAATGATTTTGCCTATTCTTTCGGGACTTTCAACCACTATAGAAGTTAATCCGTTGTTGTTAATGATTCCGGCAACTTTAGCGGCATCGCTGGCTTTTATGTTACCGGTTGCTACACCGCCGAACGCCATCATTTTTGGTACTAACCGTATCCGGGTAAAAGACATGGTTAAAACCGGAATACTGCTCAACCTGGCCGGAATAATTGTTGCTACCCTGGTGATGTATTTCTGGGGAGTTTTGGTATTTGATATCGATGTTTCTGTATTTCCTGATTGGGCGGCAGCAACAGTAGGATAA
- a CDS encoding thermonuclease family protein: MYTYKATVDRVVDGDTIDLVIDLGFKITTFQRIRLRGINTPETYNVKKDSEEYKNGMKAKAFVIERISNNDNEVIVETDKEVGKFGRYIGIIRLADNQQSLNDELVEKGYAVYAEY, translated from the coding sequence ATGTACACATACAAAGCAACAGTAGATCGTGTGGTTGATGGCGACACCATCGACCTGGTTATCGACCTCGGATTTAAAATCACCACTTTTCAGCGTATCCGTCTTCGTGGCATAAATACACCCGAAACTTACAACGTTAAAAAGGATTCGGAAGAGTATAAAAATGGCATGAAAGCAAAAGCATTTGTTATTGAACGGATATCGAACAATGACAACGAAGTGATTGTTGAAACCGATAAAGAGGTAGGAAAGTTTGGCCGCTACATTGGAATTATAAGATTGGCCGACAACCAACAATCACTTAACGACGAACTGGTAGAAAAAGGTTATGCAGTTTATGCAGAATACTGA
- a CDS encoding DUF6261 family protein, translated as MRKIIRVVFSRFRNNDHYQFITEFLTRINTATPATLNIESKMPEFNAAYAAMDTVYKKSNSSDFTPLIGGADVKRDSYWSAIFMRLRATMMGPDEAEVEAAEKLKALFDLHGNVRTMPLKGESAALTNLIQDLESRIYSGYCTTVGITNWVEALKTENLTVQNLTEQRRQETVDQDNEEYKLLREAVDTAYEKIVSRINALVELEMSTPEIDNFIQLTNNQINDYENELAARQGRSDSEPEDETPPPTAPS; from the coding sequence ATGAGAAAAATTATTAGAGTGGTTTTTAGTCGTTTCCGCAATAACGACCATTATCAGTTTATAACTGAGTTTCTAACCCGAATTAACACGGCCACGCCGGCCACGTTAAACATCGAGAGCAAAATGCCCGAATTTAATGCGGCTTATGCGGCTATGGATACGGTGTATAAAAAGAGTAACAGCAGCGATTTTACGCCGCTAATAGGTGGTGCCGATGTAAAGCGCGATAGTTACTGGAGTGCTATTTTTATGCGTTTGAGGGCTACAATGATGGGACCTGACGAGGCTGAAGTTGAGGCTGCCGAAAAACTTAAAGCACTATTCGATTTACACGGCAACGTACGCACCATGCCATTAAAAGGAGAGTCGGCAGCGCTTACCAATCTTATTCAAGACCTTGAGAGCCGCATTTACAGTGGCTATTGTACAACCGTTGGTATTACCAATTGGGTTGAAGCCTTAAAAACTGAAAACCTGACAGTGCAAAACCTTACGGAACAACGCAGGCAGGAAACCGTAGACCAGGACAATGAAGAATACAAACTGTTGCGCGAGGCTGTTGATACTGCTTACGAAAAAATTGTATCGCGCATTAACGCCTTGGTTGAGCTGGAAATGTCGACACCAGAGATTGATAATTTTATTCAGTTAACAAACAACCAGATTAACGATTACGAAAATGAGCTGGCCGCACGCCAGGGACGCTCTGATAGTGAGCCAGAGGACGAGACACCGCCTCCTACGGCTCCGAGCTAA